The sequence CCTGTTCTTTTATGCTTTCAAGATGCTTGGTTTTTGTAGATTTAAGTTCTATTACACCGATAGCCAAGGGGACATGTCCCCTTGTATCAAGAATTGCACCATCAGCTTTTCTTGCATCATTAAGATTTTTAAATTCTGTTGTAAGGTTAAAATCATTATCCAGATTAATCGTATATCCCAATGTTTCAACAAATATTTCACGCAAAAATCCTTCTTGATAGTTTTCTTCTTTCAGTTGCATGATGTTATGCAATCGCAACTTATCACCGTAAAACTTTTGAAAATTCTCATAAGCTTTGCTTACTTTTTCCTTATCAAGATTTTTAAGATATTTGTTAGTTACTGATTTTTGGAATAAGGACATGATTTGGGCTTGAATGTTTTAATTTTGAATGTAAAATTAGAAAATTAAAACCTTTTTTCTATAAATAATGTGTTTTTTTCAGATAGGAATTACCAAAATTGAATTTGAAAAATAGTTTCTTTTGCATAAAGCTTTTTGTAAAAATGAAATGTAATATATTTGTATGCAAAAAAAGGAATTAATATGAAAATACAATATTGTTCAGATTTACATTTGGAATTTCCGTATAATAAAGAATTTCTGAAAAATAATCCTTTACAAATAAAAGGCGATATTTTGATATTAGCAGGAGATATTGCTCCGTTTAAAGAATCAGGTAAACATAAAGCATTTTTTGATTTTGTTTCCGATAATTTCAAGTTTACATACTGGATTCCGGGAAACCACGAATATTATCATTTCGATATTGCCGATAAAGGAACAGTTTTTAATGAGGAAATCAGGAAAAATGTCTTTTTGGTTAATAATGTATCGGTAATTCATGATAATGTGAAATTTATATTTTCAACTTTATGGACTAATATAAGATCTGCATATCATTGGCAAATTGAAAGAGGGTTGAGTGATTTTCATGTAATAAAATATTACGGAGCAAAGTTTTCTGCTCCACGGTACAATAAGTTGCATGAAGAGAGTTTAGAATTTATTAAAAAGGAACTGGCTGATAACAGCTCAAAACATACAATTGTTGCAACTCACCATGTTCCTACTTTATTAAATTATCCGAAGCAATATAAAGGAGATATTTTAAATGATGCTTTTGCTGTTGAGTTGTTTGATTTTATTGAAAACTCCGATATTGATTGTTGGATATTCGGGCATCATCATGAAAATATGCCTGAGTTTAAAATAGGAAAAACAAAAATGCTTACAAATCAGTTGGGCTATGTAGAATATGAGAAAATTGACAAGTTTGATACCGGAAAATATTTTGAGATTTAGTAATCTTCTATGTTTTAATCCAAATTTTTCGCAATCTATTTCCCGATACAGAAATTAGCAAAAATGTTATTAAGTATCTCATTGTCAGAATACTCCCCTGTTATACCGCCGATATAGTTTAAGGTTTCACGAATGTCCTGAGCAATAAAATCTCCCGACAATCCGGATGTCAACCCGTTTTCAACACGCAATGTTGCATCATAAGCATTTTGCAGAAGTTCTAAATGCCTTGTGTTTGTTATAATTGTTCCGGTTTTATCAATATTTGAAAATTGAACGGCATCCGATAAATAATCCGTTAATAAGGAAATATTTTCTTTGTTTTTTGCAGAAATTCTTACGATTTGAAAATCATTGCAATCAATAATTTGTTTTTCGGAAACAGATTTTATTTTGTCAATCTTATTTATAACAACAATCAATTTTTTATCTTTTGTTTTTTTTGAAATATCTGATAATTTATTGCAGGCATCAGCATCATTTGCATCAACCATATAAAGAATAATTTCCGCATTCTCAATCTTTTGCATTGTGCGTTTAATTCCGAGATTTTCAATTGTGTCTTCTGTTTTTCTTATTCCTGCTGTATCTATAAACCTAAATAAAATTCCGTTAATTGAAATAATGTCCTCAACGGCATCTCGAGTTGTACCCGCAATATCCGAAACAATTGCTTTGTCTTCGTTCAACAGTGCATTAAGCAAAGTTGATTTGCCTACGTTCGGCTCTCCCACAATTGCGACAGGAACACCGTTTTTAATAACATTTCCGTATTCAAAGGATTTAATTAGCTCGAAAGTCTTTGTTTTTATTTTATTAACAAGTTCATTTAATTGAGAGCGGTCTGCAAATTCAACATCTTCTTCACTAAAATCTAATTCAAGTTCTATTAAAGAAATAAAATTTAAAAGTTGAGAACGAAGTTCTTGAAGTTCATATTTAAAACCTCCCCTCATTTGCTGTATTGCTACTTTATGTGCCGATTTTGATTCGGAAGCAATTAAATCTGCTACTGCTTCGGCTTGCGAAAGATCAAGTTTTCCGTTAAGAAATGCTCTTTGTGTAAATTCACCGGGGTTTGCAGTTCTTGCTCCTTTTTTAATCAGTAAATTAAGGATTTTTTGCTGAATATAAATTGAACCGTGACAAGATATTTCAACTGAATTTTCTCCTGTATATGAATGCGGTGCTTTAAAAATGCTTATTAAAACCTCATCTATAAGTTCTTCATTATCTTTTACATAACCATAACTGATTGTATATGCATCTTGGTTTGCAAGTTTCTTATTATGTTTATTGAAGAAAAGAGAATCAACAATTTTAAAGGCATCATTGCCGGATAACCGAATAACAGCAATTGCACCGCTTCCGGGCGATGTTGCAATTGCTGCTATTGTATCGTCAATCGGCATAAGCAGTTTTATTTAGATAATATTTCATTAACTCGAAGCAACTCTTCTCCGATATCTCTTTTGCCCTTAATTGTTTTATTAAAAGGCACATGCACAACTTCATGATTTGTATATCCGACCATAATACTTCTTTGATTATCCATTAAAGCATCAACAGCCTCAACACCCATTCTGCTTGCCAAATACCTGTCAAATGCAGTAGGTGAGCCTCCTCTTTGCATGTGTCCCAGAACATTAACCCTGACACCGTGATCTTTATATTTTTTTCCGAATGTTTTTGCAACCTCAGCTGCACCGCCGATATTATTGCCCTCTGCTACGATAATAATATTTGATGTTTTTTCTGTTTTTGAAAGAAATTCTTCTAATTTTTCCTCCTGTCCTTCAACTTCCGGAATCAATACCATTTCAGCACCGGTTGCTATTCCTGCTTTCAGTGCAATAAATCCTGCATCACGCCCCATTACTTCTACAAAAAAAGTTCTGTCGTGCGAATGTGCCGTATCTTTTATTTTATCAATTGTTTCCGTAACTGTGTTTAAAGCGGTGTCAAATCCGATAGTATAATCAGTTCCGAACATATCGTTATCAATTGTTCCGGGCATTCCTACGAACGGAATATCATATTCTTGCGAAAAAATACCTGCACCTTTAAAACTTCCGTCGCCTCCGATAACAACAACGGCATCAATTTTATGTTTAAGTAGGTTATCATAAGCTTTTTTTCTGCCTTCAACAGTTCTGAACTCATCACTTCTTGCCGTACGCAAAATAGTACCGCCTCTGTGAATAATATCTCTGACTGTTTTTGATTTCAGTTTAATAAAATCATCATCAATCATTCCTTTATAACCTCTGTTAATACCGTAAACTTCGAGCTTATAATACAGTGCTGTTCTTACGACTGCTCTCACAGCCGCATTCATTCCCGGAGAATCTCCTCCGGATGTAAAAACTGCTATTCTTTTTATCTTTTTCATATTTCTTTTTTAATCACTTGTCATAATAAATAAAGGATTCATTTCAAAACTTTTATAATGAGGCCTTAAACGTTCTGTATTATAAAATTTATCAATTTTTACAATTTTTGATTGGCTGGTAACAACATCAATAGGCACGTTATCATATCTTCCGTTTTTTAACACTACGAGTCTTCCGTGTAAGCCTTTTAAAATTAAATCTAAAGCTAAATTTCCGTATGCCATCGGAACAATTGAGTCGATAGCATCGGGGTCTCCTCCTCTTACCAGATATCCTAATTTTTGATTTATTACATTTATACGTTTTCCGTTATTAAACTTCGGAGAAAGTTCTTTTAATTTTTCAGAAACCATTTCGCCTATTCCTCCGAGTTTTGCATGCCCGAATTGATCTTTTTCGGCATCTTTAAAAACCATCTCTCCGCCTTTAAACATTGCACCTTCCGAAACTAATACAACTGAATAATTACTCGGATTTTTATACCTGTCTTTTACAAGCAACTCTGTTAAGTTTTCTATTTCAAATTTATATTCCGGAATTACACATCTGTTTGCGGCACCTGCCATTGTAGGCAGCATTGCTGTATATCCTGCATATCTTCCGAATACTTCAAGAACCAATAAACGTTCATGCGAACCTGCTGAAGTACGAAGAGTATTTGTCATATTTATTGTTCTTGTAACACAAGTACTGAACCCTATGCAATAATCTGTACCCGGAACATCGTTATCCATTGTTTTGGGAATTGCAACTACTTTAAACCCCTCTTTATATAAACGCACACCGTAACTTAGGGTATCATCACCGCCTATCGGAATCAAATAATCTACACCGAGATAATTTAAATTATCAATAACTATCGGGGTTAAATCGTTAATTTCTTCTTTATATTTATCTGTTAAATGTTCCGGCACATTTATTTTCGGAAGGTGGCTTGGTCGAGTTCTTGAGCTGTGAAGAAAAGTTCCTCCGGTTCTTCCTGCTCTGTTAACAATATTTTCAGAAAGTTCAATGAAATTATTACTGTTATCAAACTTTTTATCTTGTACCATTTCAACAATTCCTGCCCAACCTCTTCTTAGCCCGATTACTTTATAACCTTCTCGAATTGCTCTGATTGTAATTGCTCTGATTGCAGGGTTCAAACCCGGAACATCTCCGCCTCCGGTTAAAATTGCAATTGTACCTTTACTTTTTGTTGCCATTTTTTTTATTAATTATTAATTATGCAAAGTTAAAATTTTGTTTATTTATTGTTTGAATCTTTTTTAATATATTTTAAGCTTATTTCTTTTATATGTGCATGTTTTTTTGCTGTTTTTTTGCTGTGGTCTAAAACCCATCCGGATATTGATTCTAATACCTTGTTCTTATCAGTTGTGACAGTTACGGAATAAACTTCAAACTTTCCGTCTTTAACCATAGTTCCTACGGAGTTTAAATCTTTTGTTCCGTCTGTATAGTTAGCTATGATAGTCATTCTTTGGTTAACAGATTTATCATCCGGAAATATTTTTATATTTGCCTGAAGTTTATATTGTCCGTGTTTTTTTAAAAGAATTTTATACGGTATCGGATTTTTCTCTCCGTCTTCAGGCAGTTTCCATTCTTTTTTAAGTTTCCATAAATTTAAAGTATCTTTATTTTTCAGGTTTTCTTCTTTTTTTCTTTTTATTTCATTTTCAATTTCCTGTTCCAACTCTTTATTAGTTGATTTAAGAGATGAGCTGACAGAATCATAAATAACCAAAAACTTATTTGTATGAAATGTGTAATATTTTACTGTTTTATTAAAATCTTGCCTTGATATATTATGTTTTTTTAAAACATAGTTATAAATACTTATTGAATCTTTCAAACTTCTGTTTAACTTAATATTTGATGCTGTAATTATGCCTTCTGCTTTATGCAAATCAATTAACAAACTTAAAAACACGTCATCATTAAGTATTTCTGTTCTTTTTATCTCTTCTGACTCTGAGCAACTTAAAATAAAAGTTACAGCAATAATAAGTAAAGCAAATCTATACATTATAAATATTTTTTAAAGTATCGAAATAAGCAATATTTTTCCTATTTTCAAAAGTAAATATAATTTAGAATTATTCTAAGCAGGCATGATAAAGATATTTTAATCTTTTTTTCTATTTTTGGAAACAAAATTTAAATTTTGCAATAAACATAATTAATAACAAAATCATATGAAAGAAAAAAAACATCCCGAAAAAAGCAGTGAAAAAAAGTCAACTTCACGTCGTGATTTTCTAAAAAAAGGACTTCTTGCAGGAGCAGGAACTGTCCTTGCGGGAGGTGTTGTCGGCTCATTTAATGCTTTTGCACAAAATGAAGATACAATATATGTTTTAGGTTCTGACATGAAAGTTTTATCTGTTCCTAAAAGTCAGGTTAAAGAGAGAAACATACGAGAAGAGGATCAGATGCAAAAAGAAGGCAGAGAGGGCATACCCGGAAGAAAATGGATAAAAGTAATTGACTTAAGTAAATGTAAAAATGCACGTTTATGTATGGCAGCCTGCCAAAATGCACATCAATTAAAACCGGAGCAACACCACGTTAATGTTCTGCGAATGGACAGAGGCGGAGAGACTGCTCCGTTTTTTATGCCTAAGCCTTGCCAACACTGCGATAATCCTCCGTGTACAAAAGTTTGCCCTGTTGATGCAACATTCAGAAGACAAGACGGATTAGTGTTAATTAATAATGAAAGATGTATCGGTTGCCGTTTTTGTATCGCAGCATGCCCATATTCTGCAAGAATTTTTAACTGGACAGAACCAAAAGATGCAGAAAAATATAAAAATGTTGAATACGATGTTGAACTAAATGTACCGCAAAAAAAGGGAACTGTTTCTAAATGCTTGTTCAGTGCAGACTTATTGAGAGATGAAAAATTGCCTTATTGTGTAACAGCATGCCCTAACGGAGTATATTGGTTCGGCGATGAAAATGAAAATGCAGTAACTAACGGAACAACAAAAGAAACCGTCAATTTTAAAAAGCTTATAAAAGATAATGCTGCATACGTTTTGCTTCCGGAATTAGGAACTAAACCGAGGGTTTATTATCTACCGGAAAAAGATCGCTTGGTTCCGTTTACTTATGAAGGAAGTACCGAAATAAAAAAAGAAGAACATTAAATAAAGTAACTTAAAAATAATTAATATGTCTGAAATAAAACAAAAAGAAGGACAAAAAAAGTCTTTAAATAAAATTGTTTCTGACCTGACAAGACCAATAAAAAACCATTACGGTTTCACACCTTGGATTCTGTTTTTATTAACAGTAATGGGAATCGGCTTATTTGCATATATTCTTCAATTAAGAGACGGATTAGGAGTAACGGCAATGAGAGATTATGTTTCTTGGGGGTTATATATTTCCTCTTTTATATTTTTCATTGCAACAGCATTAGTAGGAATGTTAATTAGTGCAGTGCTCGGATTAATAGGCGTTAAGTGGATAACACCTATAAGCAGAATAGCAGAAATGATAGCTTTAGGTTTTGCAATGTGGGCAGGTTTAATCATAATTTTCGATATGGGACGCCCCGACAGAGTTCTTAACATTTTTTTACACGGTCGCTTGCAATCACCGATAGTTTGGGATATAACAGTTGTAACAACTTATGTTGCAATAAGCATCTTGTTGTATTTGCTTCCTCTAATTCCGGATATTCCTTTCTTAAAAAAAACAATGAATGATCAACCAAAATGGAAACAAAAAATATATAAAGTTCTCTCATTCGGATTCAAAGGAAAACCTGAGCAATATAAACTGATAAAACGACTAATCAGAATTATGGCAATTCTTATAATTCCGGTTGCTCTTGCTATTCACACCGTTACATCATGGCTGTTTGCTGCAACTTTGAGAGTCGGTTGGGATTCAACAATTTTCGGACCGTATTATGTTTCGGGAGCATTTGTTGCAGGAGGAGCAGCAGTTATAATTGCAATGTTCGTTTTCAGCAGAAATTTCAGACTTAAAGAATATATAACAAATCTTCATTTTGACAAAATGGGGAAACTACTTGTTATGCTGATGCTTGTTTATTTGTATTTTAACATTAACGAATATTTAGTACCTGCTTATAAAATGAAACTGGAAGACGAGCCTCATTTAATGGGTTTATTTACCGGTAAATTTGCATTAATGTTTTGGACAGTTCAGTTGGGGGGATTAATAATACCGACAATATTATTATTGTTTAAAAAAATGAGAAAGCCTGTACCTTCATTAATAATCGGCATTGTTGTAGTTATAGGTGCATTCTTCAAACGTTATTTAATTACAATTCCTACATTACTGCATCCGCATTTGCCGATACAAAATGTACCGGAAGAATTTTCAACATATTGGCCTACTGCTTTTGAATGGACTATTACAATGATGGCTGTTGCAGGTGCGGTTCTGATAATAACGATACTTGCCAAACTATTCCCTGTGATGCCTATATGGGAAACAGCACATGAAGAAGGTATCACAAATGATGAAATGAATAAATTTGCTGAAGGCAAAAACATATAATTATTATTCTGTTTAATTGAAAAAATGATGAAACATCTTATACAATCAAAAAAAATCGCAATATCCGTATTTATTCTTTTTGTGCTTTCTTCATCTTTAAATGCACAATGGAATATACCTGACGATGCAAAGAACATGAAAACTCCGGCAGCTACCTATGAGGCAATAAATATAGGTAAGGCTATTTTTGCAAAAGATTGTTTGCCTTGCCACGGAACACCCGGAAAAGGAAACAACAATGCCGGCATAAATGCAACTGACTTGGGGGCAGAAGAATACCAGACAAAACATAATGCGGGTCAAATGTATTATCAGTTTAATACAGGAATGGGAATAATGCCGTCTTTTAAAGACAGATTTGAAGAAGAAGACAAATGGAATATTGTTTTTTATGTGAAAAGCTTTGATAAAGATTTTAAAGTAACAGGAGAAAAGCCTAAAACAATAAATGCAGATTTTATTTTAAAAACAGACGAATCAGCCTCTAAGGTTTTTGCAAATGTAGTTACCGTAAATGATAAAGGAGACTCGATTGCTGCAAAAGATATAGGTATTAATTTTTATGTAAAACGTGTTTTCGGGAATCTTCAAATAGGAGATGCAGTTTCAACAAATCAAGTCGGAACTGCGGTGTTAAGCTTTCCGGATGATATTGCCGGAGATAAAGACGGTAAAGTTGTTGTTTTTGCAGACTTTGCAGACCCGGATACATACGGAACAAAAATAAAGTCAGTTGAATTAAATTGGGCAAAGCCGCTACACTATAAAAATCCGGTTTTGGAGCGTTCCTTATGGGGACCTAACAACAGGGTTCCTATGTGGTTATTATTGTCGTATTTGTTTGTAACCGGAGGTGTTTGGCTTACAATATTTTATGTTGTTTTTCAAATAAGGAGAATTAAGAAAGCAGGGCAATAATAAATAAGTTATATTTCCGAAATAACCTTATTCAAATAATCATTAAACGGTTTTTGAGTTTTAAAAATTGAAATTAAATGATTGAAAAAATTATTTGATAACAGTTCTTTATTTGTCAGCTCTTTTATTACGGTATAACTTTTATAGTTCAGCAAATCAATGTCAGAAAAATCTTTCGGGAAACCTCTCGGAGCGGTTTTCAGCTTTTCGCCGTACATTTTCGGAAAAGTCTTATTGAAGCTTTTGTCATGAATAATTTCTTTTACAGTATTCGGGTTATCAAAAATATCTTCTCTCACAGTCCTTAGCACAGTTGCTTGCGGACAATATATTCCGCCTCCGGCAAATGATGCATTAGGCTCAGTATGAATATAGTAACCGGCAAACTCACTTTTTCTTCCTCCTTTTGAAATATATGCTCCGAAGTTTGGTTTATAAGGTTCTTTATTTTTTGAAAATCGAACATCTCTGTATATTCTGAATATACATTCTTTGGCAGAATTTACATCAATAAACGAATCAAACTCTTTAATTTTTAAAATTAAAACATTAACAAATTCTTCAAAAGTACTTTTTGCATCTTCGTATAATGTTTTGTTTTCTTGAAACCATTCTCTGTTATTGTTGGCTTTTAGTTGTGTGAGAAAATTTAGGATTGTTTGCATACTAATTTTTTTTATAAAGCAGGTAATATCTTTCTGCTACAGATTTTGCAGAATATTTTTTTACATTATTGATACCGTTTTCAATTATCTCAGTTCTGTAATTGGCGTTTGAAATTAGCTTTTCCAGAGCAAGTTTTATTTCGGAAACATTATAAGGGTTTACTAATAATGCACCTTCTCCCGCAACCTCTTTCATCGGCAACAAATCGCTTGTTATTAAAGGACGACCGGTTGCTTGTGCCTCTAATATCGGAACTCCGAAACCTTCATAGGTTGAAATAAAAGTTATAATATCTGCATTTTTGTAAGCCTTAACAATCTCAGAGTAGTTTAAGTTATATTTATTTTCATAATCAACATTATGTTTTGAAAGAAGTTTTATTTGCTCACCGGATAATTTACCGATTATTGTAAGTTTACATGTAATTCCGTCAAGAGCTTTTATTAAATTCGGTAGGTTTTTATTCGGTTTTGTTCCTATTTGTAAAATATTAGGCTTCTCTGAATTAAATTGTTTTTCGGAAAATTTAATTTCGGGGGAAACACAATCCGGTATAACTATAATTTTTTCAGGTTTAATTTTGAAGTGTTGTAAAATTTCATTTTTTGTAAATTCGGAAATTACCGTTATGTATTTTACACGAGCAAACGGCATTGTAAACCAAAAAAATCGAAGAATTTTATTTTTAATCCCGGATTTATTCAAAACAGAGCCGATATCATGCACGGTAAGTATTGTTTTTTTCTTTTTTAGAAATAAAGCCGCAAAATGAATATCGCCGGTTATATGATTAACGTCTCCTTGATGAAAAGCAGATTGTATTGTAATAAAAAGCCGTTTAAAAAAACCTTTGCTTGGGTATTTTGCAAAAATATTTTTGTATTCTATATCTTTTGGCAATTCTTTTTGCAAGGCAAAGAACTGTTCTTCGATGCTGTGGAAAGAATCAGAAGGTTTTCGGAAGAAATAGGATATTTTCATTATTTTATTCTGATAAATTTATCAATACGGGGAAGAATAAATCTTACAATAAGGTAAAATACTAAGAAATACATAAATAAATTACCCGAAATTTTTGTAATGTTTTTGCCGTTAATATTAATTAAAAAATACATGGGGAAAATTAAAGCATAACCCCACATAGGGTTTTTAGAGTAATTTACAAAATATTTATACATTAACCCTGTAATAAGTCCGAGTATAAATATTGCTATCATCATGTAAAAAGAGCCATAATCAGCGTAAGCCTGAGCCATATATCCGACACTTATAGATGTTCCTTGTTTTGTTCCAGCAAGCTGAATGCCCGTAAGTTTCATTGTTTGTTCGGAGTCGTCAATAGCTTTTTTGTTCGAAAAAAGTATGCGAGGCATTAAAACATGCTTTATTGCATTGTTCCAGTTTTCGCCGTCCATATAAGACTGTTGTTTTGGAATATAATTCACTGTTGCAGAAAAGTATTCTAAAAAGAAGATTCTTTTAACCATAGATTCCAGCCCCACTTTATATGTTTCAAGGGTTAATTCTGTTGTTAATTCTAATAATCTATCTAATGCCTCACTTTTTGAAACAGTAACAGTTTGTGCACGTTCTCCTCCTGACAAAAACATTCTGTATTCACCCTTTACATAACTCCATACAGCACCGATATTGAATAAAAGAACAGCAAAAAAGGTTATAAAAAGTATTTGTTTTGTTCCTTTAATTTTATTGAAAGTTAGGTAAATTACCGGCAGCAGAATTAATATTTCTTTAAATTCAGAAAAATATCCTGTAAAACCTGTTAATACTTCAAAGCCTAAAATAATTGAAACTAACAATAATTTTTCATTCTTTTTAATTGAGAGGTAGAGCATTATAAACAGCAGCGACCACTTAAAGTAAGAAAGTATATTTACGGGCTGTGCTATTCCCGGAATTTTAAACCTGATAAAAGCAAAGAATATTCCTGAAAATACCGTAAATAAAGCATATATAATTATAACGTTTGTTGTATTATAATTTTGTAATAATTTAATTGGTGTTATTCGTTTTTTAATATTATATATCGCAAGTTTTAGGCCAAGAGCAAAAAACAGCAGTCCAAGAAGACTTAGCCAATAAGTTTTATCTATATTCTCTAATGAATAATCTGGTCTCCATAGCAAATCTATCATGTTTGCATCAGCAATACTAAGGTATATGTAGCCTATAGTTATTGAGAGCCATTGAAAACCTACACCGGCAATAATAATCGGAGGCGTGCCTTCTCGCCAAAAGAATTTAAAGATTATTATCAATAAAATAAATCCCGCAGATATTTGTCCAAAATAATCACTAAATGCAGAAATTATTATGAAAATAGCAGAAATTATATATAGTGCACTTGGTATCTTGCTGTTTTTCATTAATTTAACTAATTTTTTTTATGTTTTTCAGCATTATCCAACTCTGATTTTACGATATTCAAAATTTGTTTAAAATTATCTTGAAGCATATTGTTTCTGTTAAATTATACACTCTTGTTCTAATTCGTTACTAGTAGATTTTAGCATATTTAATAATTTATTAGAATAACTAAATGTGTTTACAGTATCATTAAACAATTTTTTGTCATATATTTCATAAAAGTTATAGTAGGTTAAATCAAAGTTATACCAATCTTGAATAATCTTAAAAACCTCGGCATTTTTATTTTTTATATCATTTATGCTAAACAAAAGACAATCTTTCGGGTATTTTTTTTTGTAATTTAAAATAGACTGATTATATTTAATCCATGATATAGCATAATTATTTATTTCTCGTCTAATATACAAAGGATAAATAGCTTGTAATAACAATCTATTTTTAAAACGAAATATTTTAGTTTTAAAAATAGTGTAGTGTGTTCTTCTTACCAGAGAATTTACAACTTCATTATATGGTCTATATACAGCTAAACATCTCATTTTTAGAATGTTTTTTTTCCAACTTTCTAAATATAGTGTTCCTCTAGGCTCTTTCCATGCCCATTGTTT comes from Bacteroidales bacterium and encodes:
- a CDS encoding metallophosphoesterase, with translation MKIQYCSDLHLEFPYNKEFLKNNPLQIKGDILILAGDIAPFKESGKHKAFFDFVSDNFKFTYWIPGNHEYYHFDIADKGTVFNEEIRKNVFLVNNVSVIHDNVKFIFSTLWTNIRSAYHWQIERGLSDFHVIKYYGAKFSAPRYNKLHEESLEFIKKELADNSSKHTIVATHHVPTLLNYPKQYKGDILNDAFAVELFDFIENSDIDCWIFGHHHENMPEFKIGKTKMLTNQLGYVEYEKIDKFDTGKYFEI
- the mnmE gene encoding tRNA uridine-5-carboxymethylaminomethyl(34) synthesis GTPase MnmE; amino-acid sequence: MPIDDTIAAIATSPGSGAIAVIRLSGNDAFKIVDSLFFNKHNKKLANQDAYTISYGYVKDNEELIDEVLISIFKAPHSYTGENSVEISCHGSIYIQQKILNLLIKKGARTANPGEFTQRAFLNGKLDLSQAEAVADLIASESKSAHKVAIQQMRGGFKYELQELRSQLLNFISLIELELDFSEEDVEFADRSQLNELVNKIKTKTFELIKSFEYGNVIKNGVPVAIVGEPNVGKSTLLNALLNEDKAIVSDIAGTTRDAVEDIISINGILFRFIDTAGIRKTEDTIENLGIKRTMQKIENAEIILYMVDANDADACNKLSDISKKTKDKKLIVVINKIDKIKSVSEKQIIDCNDFQIVRISAKNKENISLLTDYLSDAVQFSNIDKTGTIITNTRHLELLQNAYDATLRVENGLTSGLSGDFIAQDIRETLNYIGGITGEYSDNEILNNIFANFCIGK
- the pfkA gene encoding 6-phosphofructokinase, which translates into the protein MKKIKRIAVFTSGGDSPGMNAAVRAVVRTALYYKLEVYGINRGYKGMIDDDFIKLKSKTVRDIIHRGGTILRTARSDEFRTVEGRKKAYDNLLKHKIDAVVVIGGDGSFKGAGIFSQEYDIPFVGMPGTIDNDMFGTDYTIGFDTALNTVTETIDKIKDTAHSHDRTFFVEVMGRDAGFIALKAGIATGAEMVLIPEVEGQEEKLEEFLSKTEKTSNIIIVAEGNNIGGAAEVAKTFGKKYKDHGVRVNVLGHMQRGGSPTAFDRYLASRMGVEAVDALMDNQRSIMVGYTNHEVVHVPFNKTIKGKRDIGEELLRVNEILSK
- a CDS encoding ATP-dependent 6-phosphofructokinase translates to MATKSKGTIAILTGGGDVPGLNPAIRAITIRAIREGYKVIGLRRGWAGIVEMVQDKKFDNSNNFIELSENIVNRAGRTGGTFLHSSRTRPSHLPKINVPEHLTDKYKEEINDLTPIVIDNLNYLGVDYLIPIGGDDTLSYGVRLYKEGFKVVAIPKTMDNDVPGTDYCIGFSTCVTRTINMTNTLRTSAGSHERLLVLEVFGRYAGYTAMLPTMAGAANRCVIPEYKFEIENLTELLVKDRYKNPSNYSVVLVSEGAMFKGGEMVFKDAEKDQFGHAKLGGIGEMVSEKLKELSPKFNNGKRINVINQKLGYLVRGGDPDAIDSIVPMAYGNLALDLILKGLHGRLVVLKNGRYDNVPIDVVTSQSKIVKIDKFYNTERLRPHYKSFEMNPLFIMTSD
- a CDS encoding DUF4296 domain-containing protein codes for the protein MYRFALLIIAVTFILSCSESEEIKRTEILNDDVFLSLLIDLHKAEGIITASNIKLNRSLKDSISIYNYVLKKHNISRQDFNKTVKYYTFHTNKFLVIYDSVSSSLKSTNKELEQEIENEIKRKKEENLKNKDTLNLWKLKKEWKLPEDGEKNPIPYKILLKKHGQYKLQANIKIFPDDKSVNQRMTIIANYTDGTKDLNSVGTMVKDGKFEVYSVTVTTDKNKVLESISGWVLDHSKKTAKKHAHIKEISLKYIKKDSNNK
- a CDS encoding 4Fe-4S dicluster domain-containing protein — translated: MKEKKHPEKSSEKKSTSRRDFLKKGLLAGAGTVLAGGVVGSFNAFAQNEDTIYVLGSDMKVLSVPKSQVKERNIREEDQMQKEGREGIPGRKWIKVIDLSKCKNARLCMAACQNAHQLKPEQHHVNVLRMDRGGETAPFFMPKPCQHCDNPPCTKVCPVDATFRRQDGLVLINNERCIGCRFCIAACPYSARIFNWTEPKDAEKYKNVEYDVELNVPQKKGTVSKCLFSADLLRDEKLPYCVTACPNGVYWFGDENENAVTNGTTKETVNFKKLIKDNAAYVLLPELGTKPRVYYLPEKDRLVPFTYEGSTEIKKEEH
- the nrfD gene encoding polysulfide reductase NrfD; this translates as MSEIKQKEGQKKSLNKIVSDLTRPIKNHYGFTPWILFLLTVMGIGLFAYILQLRDGLGVTAMRDYVSWGLYISSFIFFIATALVGMLISAVLGLIGVKWITPISRIAEMIALGFAMWAGLIIIFDMGRPDRVLNIFLHGRLQSPIVWDITVVTTYVAISILLYLLPLIPDIPFLKKTMNDQPKWKQKIYKVLSFGFKGKPEQYKLIKRLIRIMAILIIPVALAIHTVTSWLFAATLRVGWDSTIFGPYYVSGAFVAGGAAVIIAMFVFSRNFRLKEYITNLHFDKMGKLLVMLMLVYLYFNINEYLVPAYKMKLEDEPHLMGLFTGKFALMFWTVQLGGLIIPTILLLFKKMRKPVPSLIIGIVVVIGAFFKRYLITIPTLLHPHLPIQNVPEEFSTYWPTAFEWTITMMAVAGAVLIITILAKLFPVMPIWETAHEEGITNDEMNKFAEGKNI
- a CDS encoding cytochrome c, which produces MMKHLIQSKKIAISVFILFVLSSSLNAQWNIPDDAKNMKTPAATYEAINIGKAIFAKDCLPCHGTPGKGNNNAGINATDLGAEEYQTKHNAGQMYYQFNTGMGIMPSFKDRFEEEDKWNIVFYVKSFDKDFKVTGEKPKTINADFILKTDESASKVFANVVTVNDKGDSIAAKDIGINFYVKRVFGNLQIGDAVSTNQVGTAVLSFPDDIAGDKDGKVVVFADFADPDTYGTKIKSVELNWAKPLHYKNPVLERSLWGPNNRVPMWLLLSYLFVTGGVWLTIFYVVFQIRRIKKAGQ